One genomic segment of Pseudomonas chlororaphis subsp. aurantiaca includes these proteins:
- a CDS encoding LuxR C-terminal-related transcriptional regulator, translating to MTAMTPCPGFLPRLSSHHLSRSRLSAPLLASPARVKLLCAPAGSGKTALLAECLLQAPAACRVCWLPQAGAAQTPAQLCGELARALGLAAADEAAVLEHLAHVQSPTWLFLDDYCRVAAPQLDLLLDRLLAIGNPALTWWLGGRRRPQCNWPRLLLDDQLYEYTGPELAFTQEDIERLLQQLPQPLSIHTASRIFQRSAGWCAGVRIALLEGSDLAAAPCRQGRPNTLLEYLEHELFSVLPAELSEVWHVLAHLPRFNAALCEHLFGAGEGAQYLRALQELGCFIEPWDPAPEWLQVFAPLARLMRDEPWPAGRSWHRRACQWFAAQEDWQAAFEQALLAQEYEVAVSLLQHFSFEQLFEQQNVVLLLRLHEQQGDELLLGSPQLVGLLTAALLFAGRFDQAQHCVAQMARFAPQPTASGQRQLVARWQAQQGWLLHLQGLMEPAQMHFLEALTELPAHAWPTRLLCLSGLTQQALLRGELEVAQMLNREALCLARAQHSLVFEALLELDHAQLLEQRGAPHRAQSLLDEVQQLLSRQAYRLGPLLGRIALRRGRLALRQGQAEQAAGHFQDGLELCLLSHDKRALYGFLGQAFLAANQGDYAHAFVRLRDAERLMQQRQIPDTVYRAVLLQVSSVFWLQQGRPELAQEALSRVLRHYRGPQARQAPPATLELIPRIEYLLVLAEVYLQRAETPVASLQRLLEQARQRGMLCLQTELQLALAEVAFLLGDRALSTRALQEGLELGARCNLHQALHELRLRQPRMFEVQQVAEPEEVPLPTAGESPLSQRELEVLQLIALGSSNQQIAEQLFISLHTVKTHARRIHSKLGVERRTQAVAKAKTLGLML from the coding sequence ATGACCGCCATGACCCCCTGTCCTGGATTCCTGCCCCGTTTGTCCTCCCACCACCTGTCCCGCAGCCGTCTGAGTGCCCCGCTCCTGGCATCGCCGGCGCGGGTGAAGCTGCTCTGTGCGCCGGCCGGCAGCGGCAAGACGGCCCTGCTCGCCGAGTGCCTGTTGCAGGCGCCGGCCGCATGCCGGGTGTGCTGGTTGCCCCAGGCCGGGGCGGCGCAGACACCGGCGCAACTGTGCGGCGAGCTGGCGCGGGCGCTGGGCCTGGCCGCGGCGGACGAGGCTGCGGTGCTGGAGCATCTGGCGCATGTGCAGAGCCCGACCTGGCTGTTCCTCGACGACTACTGCCGGGTCGCCGCGCCGCAGTTGGACCTGCTGCTCGACCGCCTGCTGGCGATCGGCAACCCGGCGCTGACCTGGTGGCTGGGTGGACGCCGCCGGCCGCAATGCAACTGGCCGCGGCTGCTGCTCGACGACCAGCTCTACGAATACACGGGCCCCGAGCTGGCGTTCACCCAGGAGGACATCGAGCGACTGCTGCAACAATTGCCGCAACCCTTGTCGATCCACACCGCCAGCCGGATTTTCCAGCGCAGTGCCGGCTGGTGCGCCGGCGTGCGCATCGCCCTGCTCGAAGGCAGCGACCTGGCGGCCGCGCCGTGCCGGCAGGGGCGGCCCAATACCCTGCTGGAGTATCTGGAGCACGAGCTGTTCAGCGTGTTGCCGGCGGAACTGTCCGAGGTCTGGCATGTGCTGGCGCACCTGCCGCGCTTCAATGCCGCGTTGTGCGAGCACCTGTTCGGCGCCGGGGAGGGCGCCCAGTACCTGCGGGCGTTGCAGGAGCTGGGCTGTTTCATCGAACCCTGGGACCCTGCGCCGGAGTGGCTGCAAGTGTTCGCCCCCCTGGCCCGGCTGATGCGCGACGAGCCCTGGCCGGCGGGACGTTCCTGGCATCGCCGCGCCTGCCAGTGGTTCGCCGCGCAGGAGGACTGGCAGGCGGCGTTCGAGCAGGCGTTGCTGGCGCAGGAATACGAAGTGGCGGTCAGCCTGTTGCAGCACTTCAGTTTCGAGCAATTGTTCGAGCAGCAGAACGTGGTGTTGCTGTTGCGTCTGCATGAACAGCAGGGTGACGAACTGCTACTCGGCAGCCCGCAGTTGGTGGGGCTGTTGACGGCAGCCTTGCTGTTCGCCGGGCGTTTCGACCAGGCGCAACACTGCGTGGCGCAGATGGCGCGTTTCGCGCCGCAGCCGACGGCCTCCGGGCAGCGGCAACTGGTGGCGCGCTGGCAGGCGCAGCAAGGGTGGCTGTTGCATCTGCAAGGGTTGATGGAACCGGCGCAGATGCATTTTCTCGAGGCGCTGACCGAACTGCCGGCCCATGCCTGGCCGACCCGCCTGCTGTGCCTTTCGGGCCTGACCCAGCAGGCCTTGCTCAGGGGCGAACTGGAGGTGGCGCAGATGCTCAACCGCGAGGCGCTGTGCCTGGCCCGGGCCCAGCATTCACTGGTGTTCGAAGCGCTGCTGGAGCTGGACCATGCGCAGTTGCTGGAGCAGCGTGGAGCGCCCCACAGGGCGCAGAGCCTGCTAGACGAGGTGCAGCAATTGTTGAGTCGCCAGGCTTATCGGCTCGGCCCGCTGCTGGGGCGGATCGCCTTGCGCCGTGGGCGCCTGGCCTTGCGTCAGGGCCAGGCGGAACAGGCCGCCGGGCATTTCCAGGACGGGCTTGAGCTCTGTCTGCTCAGCCATGACAAACGCGCCTTGTACGGATTTCTCGGCCAGGCATTTCTGGCCGCCAACCAGGGCGATTACGCCCATGCCTTTGTGCGCCTGCGCGATGCCGAGCGGCTGATGCAGCAACGGCAGATTCCCGACACCGTGTACCGCGCCGTGCTGCTGCAGGTCAGCAGCGTGTTCTGGTTGCAGCAGGGCCGGCCGGAACTGGCCCAGGAGGCCTTGAGCCGGGTGCTGCGTCACTACCGCGGGCCGCAGGCGCGCCAGGCGCCACCGGCCACTCTCGAACTGATTCCGCGTATCGAATACCTGCTGGTGCTGGCCGAGGTGTACCTGCAGCGCGCCGAGACCCCCGTGGCAAGTTTGCAGCGCCTGCTTGAACAGGCCCGGCAACGGGGCATGTTGTGCCTGCAGACCGAGTTGCAGCTGGCCCTGGCCGAGGTGGCTTTTTTGCTGGGGGATCGGGCGTTGTCCACCCGTGCCTTGCAGGAGGGGCTGGAGCTCGGTGCGCGCTGCAACCTGCACCAGGCACTGCATGAATTGCGTCTGCGTCAGCCGCGGATGTTTGAAGTCCAGCAAGTGGCTGAGCCCGAAGAAGTGCCGCTGCCGACGGCAGGGGAGAGCCCGCTGAGCCAGCGGGAACTGGAGGTGCTGCAATTGATTGCCCTGGGCAGTTCCAACCAGCAGATCGCCGAGCAGCTGTTCATTTCCCTGCACACAGTGAAAACCCACGCGCGGCGCATTCACAGCAAGCTCGGGGTGGAGCGCCGCACTCAGGCAGTGGCCAAGGCCAAGACGTTGGGGTTGATGCTGTAG
- a CDS encoding IclR family transcriptional regulator, giving the protein MEKPRSTSDSNGKQKVRSAEVGTDILKALAELSPATSLSRLAEHVQMPASKVHRYLQALIASGFAEQNTATNHYGLGREALRVGMAALGSMDVLKVAALPLAELRDELNETCFLAVWGNQGATVVHIEPAVRAVTVVTQLGSVLPLLSSSTGLVFGAYLPNRETVDLREQELKAHAPHALADEQVYAALCEQIRQRGLHHVHGLLMPGVDALSAPVFDATGKVAAVLTVVGPTSLFHADENGPAAQCLLAASQAVSWRMGYQP; this is encoded by the coding sequence ATGGAAAAGCCGCGCAGTACCAGCGACAGCAACGGTAAACAGAAAGTCCGCTCGGCCGAGGTCGGCACCGACATCCTCAAGGCGCTGGCCGAGCTGTCGCCCGCCACCTCGCTGTCGCGCCTGGCCGAACACGTGCAGATGCCGGCGAGCAAGGTCCACCGTTATCTGCAAGCGCTGATCGCCAGCGGTTTCGCCGAGCAGAACACCGCCACCAACCACTATGGCCTGGGTCGCGAGGCCTTGCGGGTCGGCATGGCGGCACTGGGCAGCATGGACGTGTTGAAGGTCGCCGCCCTGCCCCTGGCCGAGCTGCGGGATGAGTTGAACGAGACCTGCTTTCTCGCGGTATGGGGCAACCAGGGCGCGACCGTGGTGCATATCGAACCGGCCGTGCGCGCGGTGACGGTGGTGACGCAACTGGGTTCGGTGCTGCCGCTGCTCAGCTCGTCCACCGGGCTGGTATTCGGTGCCTATCTGCCGAATCGCGAAACCGTCGATTTGCGCGAGCAGGAACTCAAGGCCCACGCACCTCACGCGCTGGCGGACGAGCAGGTCTATGCCGCCCTGTGCGAACAGATTCGCCAGCGCGGCCTGCACCATGTGCACGGCCTGCTGATGCCCGGTGTGGATGCCTTGTCGGCGCCGGTGTTCGACGCCACCGGTAAGGTCGCCGCCGTGCTGACGGTAGTCGGCCCGACCTCGCTGTTCCACGCCGACGAAAACGGCCCGGCGGCGCAGTGCCTGCTGGCAGCATCCCAGGCGGTGAGCTGGCGCATGGGTTACCAGCCCTAA
- the hmgA gene encoding homogentisate 1,2-dioxygenase: MNLDSTASGLAYQSGFGNQFSSEALPGALPVGQNSPQKAPYGLYTELFSGTAFTMARSEARRTWMYRIQPSANHPAFVKLDRQLAGGPLGEITPNRLRWNPLDIPSEPTDFIDGLVNMVANSVAQKPAGISIYTYRANRSMERVFFNADGELLLVPEQGRLRIASELGVLEVEPLEIAVLPRGLKFRVELLDPQARGYMAENHGAPLRLPDLGPIGSNGLANPRDFLTPVAHYEDLKQPTTLVQKFLGELWGCELDHSPLNVVAWHGNNVPYKYDLRRFNTIGTVSFDHPDPSIFTVLTSPTSVHGLANLDFVIFPPRWMVAENTFRPPWFHRNLMNEYMGLIQGAYDAKAEGFVPGGASLHSCMSAHGPDGESCTKAINAELQPAKIDNTMAFMFETSQVLRPSQFALECPQLQNDYDACWASLPATFNPNRK; this comes from the coding sequence ATGAACCTCGATTCCACGGCGTCCGGGCTTGCGTACCAGTCGGGCTTCGGCAACCAGTTTTCCAGCGAGGCCCTGCCAGGCGCCTTGCCCGTCGGCCAGAACTCCCCGCAAAAAGCCCCCTACGGCCTCTACACCGAACTCTTCTCCGGCACGGCCTTCACCATGGCCCGCAGCGAAGCGCGGCGCACCTGGATGTATCGCATCCAGCCGTCTGCCAACCACCCGGCCTTCGTCAAGCTGGACCGCCAGCTGGCGGGCGGGCCGCTGGGCGAGATCACGCCCAACCGGCTGCGCTGGAACCCGCTGGATATCCCCAGCGAGCCCACCGATTTCATCGACGGCCTGGTGAACATGGTCGCCAACTCGGTTGCGCAGAAACCGGCCGGGATCAGCATCTACACCTACCGCGCCAACCGCTCCATGGAACGGGTGTTCTTCAACGCCGACGGCGAGTTGCTGCTGGTGCCCGAACAGGGCCGCCTGCGTATCGCCTCCGAGCTTGGGGTACTGGAGGTCGAGCCGCTGGAGATCGCGGTACTGCCCCGCGGTCTGAAATTCCGCGTCGAACTGCTCGACCCACAGGCGCGCGGCTATATGGCCGAAAACCACGGCGCGCCCCTGCGCCTGCCCGACCTGGGGCCGATCGGCAGCAACGGCCTGGCCAACCCGCGGGACTTCCTGACCCCGGTCGCCCACTACGAAGACCTCAAGCAGCCGACCACCCTGGTGCAGAAGTTCCTCGGCGAGCTGTGGGGCTGCGAGCTGGATCATTCGCCGCTGAACGTGGTGGCCTGGCACGGCAACAATGTGCCGTACAAATATGACCTGCGCCGTTTCAACACCATCGGCACCGTCAGCTTCGACCACCCGGACCCGTCGATTTTCACCGTGCTGACCTCGCCTACCAGCGTGCACGGCCTGGCCAACCTCGACTTCGTGATCTTCCCGCCGCGCTGGATGGTGGCCGAGAACACCTTCCGTCCGCCGTGGTTCCACCGCAACCTGATGAACGAATACATGGGCCTGATCCAGGGTGCCTACGATGCCAAGGCCGAAGGTTTCGTGCCCGGCGGCGCTTCGCTGCACAGCTGCATGAGCGCCCACGGCCCGGATGGCGAAAGCTGCACCAAGGCCATCAACGCCGAGCTGCAACCGGCGAAGATCGACAACACCATGGCCTTCATGTTCGAGACCAGCCAGGTGCTGCGTCCGAGCCAGTTCGCCCTGGAGTGCCCGCAATTGCAGAATGACTACGATGCTTGTTGGGCCTCGCTGCCCGCCACCTTCAACCCGAATCGGAAATAA
- the fahA gene encoding fumarylacetoacetase — MNQPTITRSWVASANDHADFPLQNLPLGVFSHKGSAPRSGVAIGEHIFDLEAALDAGLFEGPAKAAVEATRGGQLNAFFELGRPARVALRERLLELLGEGSSLRGKVEALGAKLLPLAADCQMHLPAKITDYTDFYVGIEHAQNVGKLFRPDNPLLPNYKYVPIGYHGRASTIRPSGADVRRPKGQTLPAGQSEPTFGPCARLDYELELGIWIGQGNEIGEPIAIGDAAEHIAGFCLLNDWSARDIQAWEYQPLGPFLSKSFITSISPWVVTAEALEPFRRAQTSRPEGDPQPLPYLLDKRDQAAGGFDIELEVLLLTEAMREQGLPAHRLTLSNTQYMYWTVAQMVAHHSVNGCQLQAGDLFGSGTLSGPESSQFGSLLEITEGGKKPIELASGEVRKFLEDGDEIILRGRCRREGFASIGFGECRGKILPAR; from the coding sequence ATGAATCAGCCAACCATCACCCGCAGCTGGGTTGCCTCCGCCAACGACCATGCCGACTTCCCGTTGCAGAACCTGCCGCTGGGGGTGTTCAGCCACAAGGGGTCGGCGCCACGCAGCGGCGTAGCCATCGGCGAGCACATCTTCGACCTGGAAGCGGCACTCGACGCCGGGCTGTTCGAGGGCCCGGCCAAGGCCGCGGTGGAAGCCACCCGTGGCGGCCAGTTGAATGCCTTTTTCGAACTGGGCCGCCCGGCCCGCGTCGCCCTGCGCGAACGCCTGCTGGAATTGCTCGGTGAAGGCAGCAGCCTGCGCGGCAAGGTCGAGGCCCTGGGGGCGAAACTACTGCCCCTGGCCGCCGATTGCCAGATGCACCTGCCGGCGAAGATCACCGACTACACCGACTTCTACGTCGGCATCGAGCATGCGCAGAACGTCGGCAAGCTGTTCCGCCCGGACAACCCGCTGCTGCCGAACTACAAGTACGTGCCGATCGGTTACCACGGTCGCGCGTCCACCATCCGTCCCTCCGGTGCCGACGTACGCCGGCCGAAAGGCCAGACCCTGCCCGCCGGCCAGAGCGAGCCGACTTTCGGCCCATGCGCGCGACTGGACTACGAGCTGGAACTGGGCATCTGGATCGGCCAGGGCAATGAAATAGGCGAGCCGATCGCCATTGGCGACGCCGCCGAGCACATTGCCGGCTTCTGCCTGCTCAACGACTGGTCGGCGCGGGATATCCAGGCCTGGGAATACCAGCCGCTGGGCCCGTTCCTGTCGAAAAGCTTCATCACCAGCATCTCGCCGTGGGTGGTGACGGCCGAAGCGCTGGAGCCGTTCCGCCGCGCCCAGACGTCACGTCCCGAAGGCGACCCACAGCCACTGCCGTACCTGCTGGACAAGCGCGACCAGGCCGCCGGTGGTTTCGACATCGAGCTGGAAGTGCTGCTGCTCACCGAAGCGATGCGCGAGCAAGGCCTGCCGGCCCACCGCCTGACCCTGAGCAACACCCAGTACATGTACTGGACCGTGGCGCAGATGGTCGCCCACCACAGCGTCAACGGCTGCCAGCTGCAGGCCGGCGACCTGTTCGGTTCGGGTACTCTCTCGGGCCCGGAAAGCAGCCAGTTCGGCAGCCTGCTGGAGATCACCGAAGGCGGCAAGAAGCCGATCGAGCTGGCCTCCGGCGAAGTGCGCAAGTTCCTCGAGGACGGCGACGAAATCATCCTGCGCGGCCGCTGCCGCCGAGAGGGTTTCGCCTCCATCGGTTTCGGCGAATGCCGCGGCAAAATCCTGCCTGCCCGTTAA
- the maiA gene encoding maleylacetoacetate isomerase: MELYTYYRSTASYRVRIALALKGLDYQALPVNLLVPAGGANRQPEYLRINPQGRVPALRTDDGELLIQSLAIIEYLEERYPQVPLLSQELAARAHERAVALLIGCDIHPLHNSSTQNLLRQWGYDEARVLEWIGHWISNGLAAVEQLIGEQGYCFSEQPGLADTFLIPQLYAAERFKVPLDAYPRIRRVAALAAEHPAFQKAHPANQPDTPA, from the coding sequence ATGGAGCTCTATACCTACTACCGCTCGACCGCTTCCTACCGGGTGCGCATCGCACTGGCGCTCAAGGGCCTGGATTACCAGGCGCTGCCGGTCAACCTGCTGGTCCCCGCCGGCGGTGCGAATCGCCAGCCGGAATACCTGCGGATCAACCCCCAAGGCCGTGTGCCGGCCTTGCGCACCGATGACGGCGAGTTGCTGATCCAGTCGCTGGCCATCATCGAGTACCTGGAGGAACGTTATCCACAAGTGCCGCTGCTCTCCCAGGAGCTGGCGGCCCGCGCCCACGAACGGGCGGTGGCGTTGCTGATCGGCTGCGATATCCATCCGCTGCACAACTCCAGCACCCAGAACCTGCTGCGCCAATGGGGCTACGACGAGGCCCGGGTGCTGGAGTGGATCGGCCACTGGATCAGCAACGGCCTGGCGGCGGTCGAGCAACTGATCGGCGAGCAGGGGTATTGCTTCAGCGAACAACCGGGGCTGGCCGACACCTTCCTGATTCCCCAGCTGTACGCGGCCGAGCGCTTCAAGGTGCCGCTGGACGCCTACCCGCGGATTCGCCGGGTCGCCGCCCTGGCCGCCGAACACCCGGCGTTCCAGAAGGCCCATCCGGCTAACCAGCCCGATACGCCTGCCTGA
- a CDS encoding MFS transporter has product MHNQIASFRAALDARPVSRYQWLLLLLLALLLVTDGYDAQVLGYVVPALAQDWGLEKAAFGPVFSANLLGLTLGSLAVTPLADRFGVRRILLACVLIYASLTVMMVFADSLNSLMVARFICGIGMGGAMPSAMALMSEYSPPRLRILMVTLAACGFSFGGAAGGFVAAGFIDSFGWQAVFLAGGVTPLLLFPFLARFLPESLPRLLRDQPPYARLRKVTARILPDWQPPAASAAQNQAEQGSKLTVIELFRHGYARPTLLIWSTFFVSLILLYFMISWLPSLLLESGLGLNEANLVTSMFLFAGTLGAICMAWFADRLQRKVRLLSAVLAGAALCTLLLGLNHDNPRYLVAFVFAAGFCIIGGQLTLNAFASNFYPAHVRATGTGWALGVGRFGSILGPLFGSLLLAMHIPVQQIFFFCAIPAVIAALLIIQVRSPSEASSAGAAPAPELQAPLKP; this is encoded by the coding sequence ATGCACAATCAGATTGCCAGCTTCCGGGCGGCGCTCGACGCCCGTCCCGTGTCGCGTTATCAGTGGTTGCTTCTTCTGCTTCTGGCCCTGTTGCTGGTCACCGACGGCTACGACGCCCAGGTGCTGGGTTATGTGGTGCCGGCCCTGGCCCAGGATTGGGGCCTGGAAAAGGCCGCGTTCGGTCCGGTGTTCAGTGCCAACCTGCTGGGCCTGACCCTGGGCTCGCTGGCGGTGACACCGCTGGCGGACCGTTTTGGCGTGCGGCGGATCCTGCTGGCCTGCGTGCTGATCTACGCCAGCCTCACGGTGATGATGGTGTTCGCCGATTCGCTGAACAGCCTGATGGTCGCGCGTTTTATCTGCGGCATCGGCATGGGCGGGGCGATGCCCAGCGCCATGGCGCTGATGTCGGAATATTCGCCGCCGCGCCTGCGTATCCTGATGGTGACCCTGGCCGCCTGCGGTTTCTCCTTCGGCGGCGCGGCCGGCGGTTTTGTCGCCGCGGGTTTTATCGACAGCTTCGGCTGGCAGGCGGTGTTCCTCGCCGGCGGCGTCACGCCGTTGCTGCTGTTCCCGTTCCTTGCCAGGTTCCTGCCTGAATCGCTGCCGCGCCTGCTGCGCGATCAACCGCCTTATGCACGCCTGCGCAAGGTCACCGCGCGCATATTGCCGGACTGGCAGCCACCGGCCGCCTCGGCCGCGCAGAACCAAGCCGAGCAGGGCAGCAAGCTCACGGTGATCGAGCTGTTCCGCCACGGTTATGCGCGTCCGACGCTGCTGATCTGGTCGACCTTTTTCGTCAGTCTGATCCTGCTGTATTTCATGATCAGCTGGTTGCCGTCGCTGTTGCTGGAAAGTGGCCTGGGCCTGAACGAGGCGAACCTGGTGACCTCGATGTTCCTGTTCGCCGGCACCCTGGGGGCGATCTGCATGGCCTGGTTCGCCGACCGCCTGCAACGCAAGGTGCGGCTGCTCTCGGCGGTGCTGGCCGGGGCGGCGCTGTGCACCCTTCTGTTGGGCCTGAACCACGACAACCCGCGTTACCTGGTGGCCTTCGTCTTCGCCGCCGGCTTCTGCATCATCGGTGGCCAACTGACCCTCAACGCCTTCGCCAGTAACTTCTACCCGGCCCATGTCCGCGCCACCGGCACCGGCTGGGCCCTGGGCGTCGGCCGCTTCGGCTCGATCCTCGGCCCGCTGTTCGGCAGCCTGCTGCTGGCGATGCACATCCCGGTGCAGCAGATCTTTTTCTTCTGCGCGATTCCGGCGGTGATTGCGGCGCTGCTGATCATCCAGGTGCGTTCGCCGTCCGAGGCGTCTTCGGCAGGCGCGGCGCCTGCCCCGGAACTGCAGGCGCCGCTCAAACCCTGA